In Psychrobacter immobilis, a single genomic region encodes these proteins:
- the smpB gene encoding SsrA-binding protein SmpB, whose translation MSKKSKKPENQICANKKARHEYFIEETFEAGLSLQGWEVKAIRAGKMTITEAYIIFRNNEAFLFGAHIQPLLSSSTHVSPDSIRTRKLLLNRREIEKLMGAVNQKGYACVPLSCYWKNSLVKCQIGLALGKKQHDKRKTLKDRDWERDKQRGFKKDLD comes from the coding sequence ATGTCAAAAAAATCAAAAAAACCAGAGAATCAAATTTGTGCCAATAAAAAAGCTCGACACGAGTATTTTATTGAAGAAACGTTTGAGGCAGGATTGTCGTTACAAGGTTGGGAAGTAAAAGCCATTCGCGCGGGCAAAATGACCATTACCGAAGCTTATATTATCTTTCGTAATAATGAGGCATTCCTGTTTGGCGCGCATATCCAGCCGCTACTATCCAGCTCGACGCATGTCAGTCCTGATAGTATACGTACCCGTAAACTGCTGCTTAATCGCCGCGAAATCGAAAAGTTAATGGGTGCAGTCAACCAAAAAGGCTATGCCTGCGTGCCATTATCCTGCTATTGGAAAAACTCGCTGGTGAAATGTCAAATTGGCTTGGCATTGGGTAAAAAACAGCACGACAAACGTAAAACGCTTAAAGACCGTGACTGGGAACGTGATAAGCAGCGTGGTTTTAAGAAGGATTTAGATTAA
- the bioA gene encoding adenosylmethionine--8-amino-7-oxononanoate transaminase encodes MTTSLLSTKSTNDFDQQHLWHPYASLPPTYPNIVIDHADGIYIVTEDGTRLIDGMSSWWASVHGYNHPKLNAAIIDQLGKMAHVMFGGLTHQPAIDLGKKLLAIVPAGLDAIFYADSGSIAVEVALKMALQYQIAAKRPQKCQFASTHSGYYGDTWHAMSVCDPINGMHSLYGKQLPMQHFVPAPPMGFERDISQSEYDELTDFFDKNSDQLAGFIIEPIIQGAGGMRFYSPEYLQLLRKLCDEYDVVLIADEIATGFGRSGKLFACEHASISPDIMTIGKALTGGYMTFAATLCTRNIADTISQSDYPALMHGPTFMGNPLACAVACASIDLILSYDIEARTANIQTIMEQQLAVAAKLDGVKEVRCLGAVAVIELNEAVGMPIFQALLIENGIWVRPFGKLVYIMPPYIITNTELLTLCQSLLKVVSIYLTQKGQE; translated from the coding sequence ATGACAACATCACTCTTATCTACGAAATCAACGAACGACTTTGACCAGCAACATCTCTGGCATCCTTATGCTAGTCTACCGCCGACTTATCCTAATATTGTGATTGATCACGCTGATGGTATTTATATCGTTACTGAAGACGGCACGCGCTTGATCGATGGTATGTCATCGTGGTGGGCGAGCGTCCATGGCTATAATCATCCCAAACTAAACGCGGCAATTATTGATCAGTTGGGTAAAATGGCGCATGTCATGTTTGGTGGTTTGACCCATCAACCCGCGATAGACTTGGGTAAAAAGCTGCTTGCAATCGTTCCTGCTGGACTGGATGCCATATTTTATGCAGATAGCGGTAGCATTGCGGTAGAAGTGGCATTAAAGATGGCATTGCAATATCAAATTGCCGCTAAGCGTCCGCAAAAGTGCCAATTTGCCTCGACCCATTCTGGCTATTATGGTGATACGTGGCATGCGATGAGTGTCTGCGACCCTATCAATGGCATGCACAGCTTGTATGGTAAACAGTTACCGATGCAGCATTTTGTGCCAGCTCCGCCAATGGGCTTTGAGCGTGATATTAGCCAGTCTGAATATGATGAATTAACGGATTTCTTTGATAAAAATAGCGATCAGCTCGCCGGTTTTATTATCGAGCCGATTATTCAAGGCGCAGGCGGCATGCGTTTTTATAGCCCAGAATACTTACAACTGTTGCGAAAGCTCTGTGATGAATATGATGTTGTATTAATTGCTGATGAAATCGCCACAGGCTTTGGACGTAGTGGCAAGCTGTTCGCTTGTGAGCATGCGAGTATCAGCCCTGATATCATGACGATTGGCAAGGCATTAACTGGCGGTTATATGACTTTTGCGGCGACTTTATGTACGCGTAACATTGCCGATACCATTAGCCAAAGTGATTATCCGGCACTGATGCACGGTCCGACCTTTATGGGCAATCCGCTAGCTTGTGCCGTCGCTTGTGCCTCAATTGATTTAATACTCTCCTATGATATTGAAGCGCGTACAGCAAATATCCAAACAATAATGGAACAACAACTTGCTGTAGCAGCAAAGCTAGACGGTGTTAAGGAAGTACGCTGTCTAGGCGCAGTTGCCGTCATTGAGTTAAATGAAGCGGTTGGTATGCCAATCTTTCAGGCTTTATTGATTGAGAATGGTATTTGGGTCAGACCATTTGGGAAACTGGTTTATATCATGCCGCCTTATATCATCACGAATACTGAGCTTTTGACTTTATGTCAATCGCTATTAAAAGTAGTCAGTATTTATTTAACGCAAAAAGGTCAAGAATGA
- a CDS encoding polysaccharide biosynthesis/export family protein, which translates to MNMKPRSIVTMISLAMATISMPAMAASSYADQIAGSSFGTSNNNMGQDQNRSNINVSTQAFAGGVPGQATTQEAVDAASLPSQSVINTTRPYQDINTQDMMFGEQLFRGAFSTTSGSTFNDSYVINPGDNVQVRMWGAYQYAATTTVDPQGNIFLPNVGPVRISGVQNGSLQNVVKSAVSRIYRSNVGVYASLEQAQPVKVFVTGFVKQPGYYGGLAADSVLSYLDRAGGVDPTRGSYIDIQIKRNGQMLQQVNLYDFLLAGKLQAFSFRDGDVITVAPQKKTFEVGGQVQNEYTFEFDVNDLTIGDVLQVANPAANATNVSITRSAGRAQTAEYYSLAEAQNVPVYNGDQMVVTSDRYAGTIAVQVKGAHTGNGAMVVPYGARLKDIVPQLQPSPLAKLTHLTIYRESVAEQQKRMINESLDRLEELTLATQSTTREEAALRQDDAALVKQFVAKARNVKTTGQIVVVPNSWQDIILQQGDIIEIPAQTSVITVNGQVRAQGALTFNPDYTVGDYVANSGGFSDNADVKEILIIHQNGASEVVNTAYRIQQGDEIMVLPKVKTKRVEIARGLSQIVYQLAIAAKVVLDL; encoded by the coding sequence ATGAATATGAAACCACGTTCTATCGTGACGATGATAAGTTTAGCTATGGCAACGATTAGTATGCCAGCAATGGCAGCAAGCAGTTATGCTGATCAAATAGCAGGGTCTAGTTTTGGTACTAGCAACAATAACATGGGTCAAGACCAAAACCGCAGCAATATTAATGTGTCAACGCAAGCGTTTGCTGGCGGTGTACCAGGACAGGCAACCACGCAAGAAGCGGTTGATGCAGCAAGCTTGCCAAGTCAATCGGTCATCAATACCACCCGTCCTTATCAAGATATTAATACACAGGATATGATGTTTGGTGAGCAGCTGTTTCGTGGTGCGTTTTCTACGACCTCAGGATCAACCTTTAACGACAGCTATGTGATTAATCCTGGCGATAATGTACAGGTACGGATGTGGGGAGCGTATCAATATGCCGCGACCACAACTGTGGATCCGCAAGGTAATATATTTTTACCCAATGTGGGTCCAGTCCGTATTTCTGGTGTGCAAAATGGCAGCCTACAAAATGTGGTTAAAAGTGCGGTCAGTCGTATTTACCGCTCAAATGTTGGCGTTTATGCGTCCTTAGAGCAAGCGCAACCAGTGAAAGTGTTCGTGACAGGTTTTGTTAAACAACCTGGCTATTACGGTGGTCTTGCAGCAGATTCGGTATTATCTTACTTAGATAGAGCAGGCGGTGTCGATCCAACCCGCGGCAGTTATATTGATATTCAAATCAAACGTAATGGTCAGATGCTACAGCAAGTCAACCTGTATGATTTTCTACTGGCGGGTAAATTACAAGCATTCTCTTTTCGTGATGGCGATGTGATTACGGTCGCGCCGCAGAAAAAAACCTTTGAAGTAGGCGGTCAAGTCCAAAACGAATATACCTTTGAATTTGATGTGAACGATCTGACCATTGGTGATGTATTGCAAGTGGCCAATCCAGCAGCGAATGCCACCAACGTTAGTATCACTCGCAGTGCAGGACGTGCACAGACGGCGGAATATTACTCGTTGGCAGAAGCTCAAAACGTGCCTGTTTATAATGGTGATCAGATGGTAGTTACCTCCGATCGTTATGCGGGCACAATCGCGGTGCAAGTAAAAGGTGCGCATACAGGTAATGGTGCCATGGTTGTACCATATGGTGCTCGCTTAAAGGACATCGTGCCACAGCTACAGCCAAGCCCACTCGCTAAACTGACTCATTTGACCATTTATCGTGAGTCTGTTGCTGAGCAACAAAAACGCATGATTAATGAGTCGCTCGATCGCCTAGAAGAGCTGACGCTTGCCACGCAGTCGACCACTCGTGAAGAAGCAGCACTGCGTCAAGACGATGCAGCGTTGGTTAAGCAGTTTGTTGCCAAAGCGCGTAATGTTAAAACGACGGGTCAAATTGTTGTCGTCCCGAATTCGTGGCAGGATATTATTCTGCAGCAAGGTGATATCATTGAGATACCTGCGCAAACGTCTGTCATTACCGTTAATGGTCAAGTACGAGCACAAGGCGCGCTGACCTTTAATCCAGATTATACCGTTGGTGATTATGTTGCCAATTCAGGCGGTTTCTCTGACAATGCTGATGTTAAAGAAATCTTGATTATCCATCAAAATGGCGCCAGTGAGGTGGTCAATACCGCTTATCGTATCCAGCAAGGCGATGAGATTATGGTATTACCAAAAGTCAAAACTAAGCGCGTAGAAATTGCGCGTGGCTTATCGCAAATTGTTTATCAATTAGCCATCGCTGCTAAAGTGGTTCTCGATTTATAA
- a CDS encoding ABC transporter permease produces MSVQLPPYRPIKHRSGLKVMGAAFHALLMRELQTRFGGYRLGYLWAPLEVLFQILIFLVIFGAIRERLVPGMDFSLFLVAGMVPFRMFQKIATRALGAVEANKGLLMYRSIKHIDVIIARSFLELIIYFFTSILLLAGLAFFNIYANLENLHIVLFCWITLFMFSFGIALIMMVIGYYGGEISKVVTIFFTILYFTSGIVFPIHIVPEPYFSYLLYNPLIHNIELIRHAFAPNYPAYHIDITYFLKWMIGVNFFGLLLYKFTERDMLRSR; encoded by the coding sequence ATGTCTGTACAATTACCCCCTTATCGTCCGATTAAGCATCGTAGTGGCCTTAAAGTCATGGGTGCTGCATTTCATGCACTGCTCATGCGTGAGCTACAAACGCGCTTTGGTGGTTACCGTTTGGGCTATTTGTGGGCGCCGCTAGAAGTTCTTTTTCAAATTCTTATATTTTTGGTTATTTTTGGCGCTATTCGTGAGCGTTTAGTGCCAGGAATGGATTTTTCTTTGTTCTTAGTAGCAGGAATGGTTCCGTTTCGTATGTTTCAAAAAATAGCAACTAGGGCATTAGGGGCTGTTGAAGCTAATAAAGGCTTGTTGATGTATCGTTCAATCAAACACATCGATGTGATTATTGCCCGCTCATTTTTAGAGTTAATCATTTATTTTTTTACTTCTATACTGCTATTAGCTGGTTTGGCCTTTTTCAATATCTATGCCAATCTAGAAAACTTGCATATCGTACTGTTTTGCTGGATTACTTTGTTCATGTTTAGCTTTGGCATCGCTTTAATTATGATGGTAATAGGGTATTATGGTGGCGAGATTAGTAAAGTAGTGACAATATTTTTTACGATACTTTACTTTACCTCAGGTATTGTTTTCCCTATTCACATAGTTCCAGAGCCTTATTTTAGTTACTTATTATACAATCCTCTGATCCATAATATTGAGCTCATAAGACATGCTTTCGCTCCCAATTATCCAGCCTATCATATTGATATAACGTATTTCTTGAAGTGGATGATCGGTGTTAATTTTTTTGGCCTTTTACTTTATAAATTTACAGAAAGAGATATGCTGCGTTCTCGTTAG
- a CDS encoding ABC transporter ATP-binding protein — MIEIKNISKSFMTKQGRHYLFKDLNLTIGDKKNVGLLGRNGAGKSTLLRIICGLDEPDSGEIITDSTISWPVGVAGGFQGSLTGRQNVRFVCRLYSSGPYIDEKIRFVEEFADIGNYFDMPVKSYSSGMKARLTFGLSLAFDFDYYMLDEAGAVGDAAFRKRSEEILAARREQAGFLIVSHNIGDIKRNCDIGIVLMDQTAHVFDDTTEAIEVYEEHVHKAKK, encoded by the coding sequence ATGATCGAGATCAAAAATATTTCCAAATCATTTATGACTAAGCAAGGTCGGCATTATTTATTTAAAGATTTAAACCTGACCATTGGTGATAAAAAAAATGTGGGTTTACTTGGCCGAAATGGTGCCGGTAAATCAACGTTGCTGCGAATTATTTGTGGTCTTGATGAGCCGGATAGTGGTGAAATTATTACCGATTCCACTATTTCTTGGCCAGTAGGCGTAGCAGGTGGCTTTCAAGGTAGCTTAACGGGTCGTCAAAACGTGCGTTTTGTTTGTCGTCTTTATTCAAGCGGGCCTTATATCGATGAAAAAATTCGTTTCGTCGAAGAGTTCGCTGACATTGGTAACTATTTTGATATGCCAGTAAAAAGCTATTCATCAGGTATGAAAGCACGCTTAACCTTTGGCTTAAGCTTAGCCTTTGATTTTGATTATTATATGCTCGACGAAGCCGGTGCGGTTGGTGATGCCGCTTTTCGTAAGCGTAGTGAAGAGATTTTAGCAGCGCGCCGCGAGCAAGCAGGATTTTTAATAGTGTCGCATAACATCGGTGATATTAAGCGTAATTGTGATATTGGTATTGTGCTAATGGATCAAACAGCACACGTCTTTGACGATACAACAGAAGCGATTGAGGTATATGAAGAGCATGTCCACAAAGCGAAAAAATAA
- the bioD gene encoding dethiobiotin synthase: MSVLFISGIDTDIGKTYTTGMIAKALMHQGVNVITQKLVQTGVAINLDSGEIGIADDIIIHRQLMSLPLQPCDLNFTTCPYRYEKPASPHLSAKLAGQTLNPELITKATQQLQQSYDVVLLEGAGGLLVPITEQLLTLDYIAAQGYPIVLVTSGRLGSINHTLLSLEAIKFRGLEVHSVIYNHIHDNAAQTDAEIANSTMDFLQNYLAANYPKAHWLQIPYIDGSHQANYEALSKSYSLSLPVDFV, from the coding sequence ATGAGCGTTCTCTTTATCTCCGGTATCGATACCGACATCGGCAAAACTTATACGACGGGTATGATTGCCAAAGCGCTGATGCATCAAGGCGTCAATGTCATTACCCAAAAGCTGGTGCAAACTGGTGTCGCAATAAATCTAGATAGTGGCGAGATAGGAATTGCTGATGATATTATTATCCATCGTCAGCTGATGAGCCTTCCGTTGCAACCTTGCGACCTCAATTTCACCACTTGTCCATATCGTTATGAGAAGCCTGCGTCACCGCATTTATCTGCCAAGCTTGCAGGGCAAACTCTTAATCCTGAATTGATTACTAAAGCGACGCAGCAATTGCAACAAAGCTACGATGTGGTGCTCTTAGAAGGTGCTGGTGGATTGCTCGTGCCAATAACTGAGCAATTATTAACCTTAGATTATATTGCAGCTCAAGGCTATCCGATTGTTTTGGTCACTTCTGGTCGGCTTGGTAGCATCAACCATACCTTGCTTAGTTTGGAGGCGATAAAATTTCGCGGTCTAGAAGTTCATAGTGTTATTTATAATCATATTCATGATAATGCTGCTCAGACGGATGCTGAGATTGCAAATAGTACCATGGATTTTTTACAAAATTATTTAGCTGCAAATTACCCCAAAGCGCATTGGTTACAGATACCGTATATAGATGGCAGTCATCAAGCCAATTATGAGGCGTTATCAAAAAGCTATTCATTGTCTTTACCAGTCGATTTCGTCTAA
- a CDS encoding capsule biosynthesis protein encodes MSTKRKNKIIDFSLFIGLVILPWVLVIFYVMTLAHPRFVSTADVVVKQVSESSVPSGGGLSALLGVNNTSKEDATYLTEYILSNDMVKRLDNKFKFREAYYVDGSDPIYEIDPDASQEDLLEYFKSRVHINLDEQSYVLSVSTEAFDSKYAFELNKAILSESEQFVNRISQEVARDQLVFAETQLDESQDRLNDAKEQLLSYQNKNEIYDPQANAQIVNQLIGSLQAQLSSLRTEERQLLSYLNPDAPQVVSLRSQIKAVEEQIAQEQTKLTSPNTTKLNRQAVQFETIKADVEFATELYKLSLSSLEKARLEAFKKMKNLIVISTPYEAEESSYPRHIYIIWTSLALLLMLYGFVRLVMAVVRDHRS; translated from the coding sequence ATGTCCACAAAGCGAAAAAATAAGATAATTGACTTCTCGCTGTTTATTGGCTTGGTGATCCTCCCTTGGGTGCTGGTGATCTTTTATGTCATGACGCTTGCCCATCCACGTTTCGTTTCGACTGCTGATGTAGTAGTAAAGCAAGTCAGTGAGTCAAGTGTGCCATCTGGTGGTGGTCTATCTGCTCTATTGGGGGTGAACAATACCAGTAAGGAAGATGCAACTTATCTGACTGAATACATCTTGTCTAATGATATGGTGAAGCGCCTTGATAATAAGTTTAAGTTCCGCGAGGCTTATTATGTGGATGGTTCGGATCCTATCTATGAGATTGATCCTGATGCTTCGCAAGAAGATTTACTCGAATATTTCAAAAGTCGTGTTCATATCAATCTTGATGAACAAAGCTACGTGCTTTCAGTGTCGACAGAAGCTTTTGATTCGAAGTATGCTTTTGAGCTTAATAAAGCGATTTTAAGTGAGTCTGAACAATTCGTAAACCGTATTTCACAAGAGGTCGCGCGTGATCAGCTAGTGTTTGCAGAAACACAACTTGATGAATCACAAGACCGCTTGAATGATGCCAAAGAGCAGCTGCTCAGCTATCAAAATAAAAACGAAATTTATGATCCGCAAGCCAATGCGCAAATCGTCAATCAGCTGATTGGTAGCTTGCAAGCGCAGCTTAGCTCATTGCGCACCGAAGAGCGTCAATTGCTCAGCTATTTGAACCCAGATGCGCCGCAAGTGGTTTCGTTAAGAAGTCAGATCAAAGCGGTTGAAGAGCAAATTGCTCAAGAACAAACCAAACTAACTTCACCGAATACCACCAAATTGAACCGTCAAGCCGTACAGTTTGAGACGATTAAAGCCGATGTTGAGTTTGCCACTGAGTTATATAAGTTGTCACTATCGTCGCTTGAGAAGGCACGCTTAGAAGCCTTTAAAAAGATGAAAAACTTGATTGTGATCTCAACCCCTTATGAGGCTGAAGAATCATCATATCCGCGTCATATTTATATTATTTGGACATCGCTTGCATTGCTTTTGATGCTTTATGGCTTTGTACGTTTAGTAATGGCAGTGGTTCGTGACCATCGTAGCTAG
- the coaD gene encoding pantetheine-phosphate adenylyltransferase: MSHSTSSKLHTKILYPGTFDPITNGHVDLVTRATKLFDEVVIAVASGHHKKPLFNFEERVALVETVFADLPQVSVVGFEGLLVDFMREKNATAVLRGLRAMSDFEYEFQLANMNRELDENFEAVFLTPSQNYSFISSTMIREIAKLGGDVTKFVPPCVSQAFAEKLNLK, from the coding sequence ATGAGCCACTCTACTTCTTCGAAATTGCATACCAAGATTTTATATCCTGGTACCTTTGATCCTATTACCAATGGTCATGTGGACTTGGTCACACGCGCCACCAAACTGTTTGATGAGGTCGTTATTGCGGTTGCCTCAGGACATCACAAAAAGCCTTTATTTAACTTTGAGGAGCGCGTCGCCTTAGTCGAGACAGTATTTGCTGACTTGCCGCAAGTATCGGTGGTGGGTTTTGAAGGTCTACTCGTTGACTTTATGCGTGAAAAAAATGCCACTGCTGTCTTACGAGGTCTGCGTGCGATGTCAGATTTTGAATATGAATTTCAGCTGGCCAATATGAATCGTGAGCTTGATGAAAACTTTGAAGCAGTGTTTTTGACGCCATCGCAGAATTATTCCTTTATCTCATCGACAATGATTCGAGAAATCGCCAAACTCGGTGGTGATGTGACTAAATTTGTCCCGCCATGTGTGTCACAAGCTTTTGCTGAAAAACTCAATCTTAAATAG
- a CDS encoding YfhL family 4Fe-4S dicluster ferredoxin yields the protein MALLITDECINCDVCEPACPNEAISEGDDIYVIDPDLCTECVGHFDEPQCVVICPVDCIPHDPNHVETESDLLSKYKRITGQ from the coding sequence ATGGCGTTATTAATTACTGATGAATGCATCAACTGTGATGTGTGCGAGCCTGCCTGCCCAAACGAAGCCATCTCAGAAGGCGATGATATTTATGTGATTGACCCTGATTTATGCACCGAATGTGTCGGGCACTTCGACGAGCCGCAATGCGTGGTCATTTGCCCTGTGGATTGCATCCCTCATGATCCCAATCATGTCGAGACCGAAAGCGATTTGTTGTCAAAATATAAACGCATTACTGGTCAATAA